AGCAGCCGGGTGGCGATTGCGATACCGGATAACGGCCGCGCCCGCTGCACATCTTGGGGACCCGCCAACGGGTTAAAGCCTAAACTCATCAGCTGCAAATGGTGCGGCGGCGCGATGGCGATGGCGTCGACGGCGCCAGCGCGCAGGGCTTGGATTCGCAACGCCTCGTTGCCCAAGCCAAGAAACGTGACGGCGCTCAGGTTCATGCCTTTATTGCGCAGCATCTCTTCGGCGCTGACATGGTCGACCGAAGTTAAATTAGTAACGCCAATTTTCTTATTGGTGAGATCTTGAATGCTTTTCAGTTCGGGCCGAGCCATCAAAAAGAAGGCGCCCTTGCGTACTGATACGAAGACAAATTTGAGCGGAAAGCCTTGGACAATCGCTTGCAGGGTATTATTAAAAGTCGTCGTGAAGTCGATGTCCCCGTTGGCAAGGGCGATGGGCGCCAGCCGTGGGTTGACTTGGATCAATTCCACGTCCAAGCCCTCTTCCTTGTAGAAGCCGTGCGCCATGGCTACTT
This Deltaproteobacteria bacterium DNA region includes the following protein-coding sequences:
- a CDS encoding transporter substrate-binding domain-containing protein — protein: MSASKPTARSIRILVALGLLWSLAPREANGQLQKIKISYSAPSTSIAFQVAMAHGFYKEEGLDVELIQVNPRLAPIALANGDIDFTTTFNNTLQAIVQGFPLKFVFVSVRKGAFFLMARPELKSIQDLTNKKIGVTNLTSVDHVSAEEMLRNKGMNLSAVTFLGLGNEALRIQALRAGAVDAIAIAPPHHLQLMSLGFNPLAGPQDVQRARPLSGIAIATRLLKEKPQAIKQLNRALLKSHRFIFENKTKTAEVMTKWLHLSQEAAVGSYDLLLLTLSRNGEITDNEWETLSIKPKTAPDVRDFTLLHQAQKELGIK